In Papaver somniferum cultivar HN1 chromosome 1, ASM357369v1, whole genome shotgun sequence, a genomic segment contains:
- the LOC113331801 gene encoding putative F-box protein At1g33530: MADNAFHKLGTIQSGCKRKLIGFCHGLVCLYRVKEELIEVCNPSRREILVIHAPRPTKRIKSYGFGFDSAMKQYKVVFVFDVFVCMVFTLGGNSPSWRWREIPFTNVDDELQSRLLAFECPAKTKKSAVLCNGALYWKKQNSKPSELVMYDIHEERFQIIQVPDEFVEPYQLFEYGGSLCAARMEKFGKKKCNVHPQRLTKEKYDDGEHQMVWTGEPPFILADFKKELELPPLKDLNGKQGARIVTVQDQILLH; the protein is encoded by the coding sequence ATGGCCGATAATGCTTTTCATAAGCTAGGAACTATTCAAAGTGGGTGTAAAAGGAAACTGATTGGTTTCTGTCATGGTCTAGTATGTCTGTACAGGGTAAAAGAGGAACTCATTGAGGTATGCAATCCTTCTAGACGTGAGATTTTGGTTATACATGCACCTCGTCCTACAAAACGGATCAAGAGCTATGGATTCGGGTTTGATTCTGCAATGAAGCAGTACAAGGTTGTCTTTGTTTTTGATGTGTTTGTATGCATGGTTTTTACACTTGGAGGCAATTCaccgtcatggagatggagagagATTCCATTTACTAACGTAGACGATGAACTACAGTCTCGATTATTGGCTTTCGAATGTCCTGCGAAAACAAAAAAATCAGCCGTCCTTTGCAATGGAGCTCTTTATTGGAAGAAACAAAATAGTAAACCTAGTGAATTGGTTATGTATGATATTCACGAAGAGAGGTTTCAAATCATTCAAGTTCCAGATGAATTCGTCGAACCATACCAACTGTTTGAATACGGAGGATCCTTATGTGCCGCACGTATGGAAAAATTTGGAAAGAAGAAGTGTAACGTTCACCCGCAGAGGTTAACTAAAGAGAAGTACGACGACGGTGAACACCAAATGGTATGGACAGGTGAGCCTCCTTTCATTCTCGCAGATTTTAAAAAAGAATTAGAGTTACCTCCATTGAAGGATCTAAATGGGAAACAGGGTGCTCGTATTGTGACCGTCCAAGATCAAATATTACTTCACTAG
- the LOC113290266 gene encoding translocon-associated protein subunit alpha-like, translated as MKSSSMAFRVFLLAVLLLASPFLLGVRCQADSEADLDDVVADVIKGHEEAETVDEDIPDFRSWASAPGVDTVCIFPKNFAKLIPAGEESEVLVGLKNEGESKLTVIALRASLHLPFDHNLLVQNLTVQQFYNGSVPVSAQATFPYLFSVSKYLQPGTFDLVGTIIYEINQKPYQSTFYNGTVEVVEAGGLLSIESVFLICLGLGLLALSGLWVYGQLQNFSKKTKRAPKVEVGTGTRDASMDEWLEGTAYAQSNKATKKKK; from the exons ATGAAATCATCTTCAAtggcttttagggtttttcttcttGCTGTTCTTCTTCTCGCTTCACCATTCTtattag GTGTGAGGTGTCAAGCTGATTCAGAAGCTGATTTGGATGATGTTGTGGCTGATGTTATCAAAGGACATGAGGAAGCTGAAACTGTTGATGAAGATATTCCTGATTTCAGGAGTTGGGCTTCAGCTCCAGGAGTTGATACTGTCTGTATCTTCCCTAAGAATTTTGCCAAAC TTATTCCAGCTGGTGAAGAGAGTGAAGTACTAGTTGGGTTGAAGAATGAGG GTGAATCAAAATTGACTGTCATTGCCCTTAGAGCTAGTCTGCATCTTCCCTTCGATCATAATCTGCTGGTGCAAAATCTCACTGTTCAG CAATTTTACAACGGTTCTGTACCAGTTTCAGCTCAGGCTACCTTCCCCTACCTTTTCTCTGTTAGCAAGTACTTGCAG cCTGGAACATTTGACCTTGTAGGAACCATCATCTACGAGATTAATCAGAAACCCTACCAGAGCACTTTCTACAACGGCACTGTTGAAGTTGTTGAGGCTGGTGGCCTTCTCAGCATCGAGTCTGTTTTCCTCATCTGCCTTGGACTGGGTCTTCTCGCTCTTTCTGGCTTGTGGGTTTATGGTCAATTACAAAACTTCAGCAAG AAAACAAAGAGGGCACCAAAGGTGGAAGTTGGAACAGGCACTAGAGATGCATCCATGGACGAATGGTTGGAG GGAACTGCTTATGCTCAGTCCAACAAggcaacaaagaagaagaagtga
- the LOC113331723 gene encoding early light-induced protein, chloroplastic-like, which yields MVLDNGQFNPGILKADIVKFTSDCEIRMIGDVIVSIFGGMGIASNFLTEVMVVLRACEWAILYYFRKIYIRTNSKAVMASSMYGNLPWVFFSLFFGSTVVSLDKHAQQPASTPMTDNTINTTPPSPVATLSSPPPQPKMSTKFKDLLALGGPVPERINSRSACHGTVASMGVELARGTDLATQLTNRGILWFIGTSVVLSLASLIPLSKGISVESESDGVMTSKAELWKGRFAMLGFVALVFTEFVTGSASV from the exons ATGGTGTTGGATAATGGTCAGTTCAATCCTGGAATCCTCAAGGCTGATATTGTAAAGTTTACAAGTGACTGTGAAATTAGGATGATAG GTGATGTAATAGTTTCTATATTTGGTGGTATGGGTATAGCTTCAAATTTTCTTACTGAAGTTATGGTTGTCTTACGTGCTTGTGAATGGGCCATACTTTACTACTTTCGAAAGATATATATTAGAACTAACTCAAAGGCAGTAATGGCTTCTTCCATGTATGGAAATCTTCCCTG ggtctttttttctcttttctttggcTCTACTGTTGTATCTCTG gaTAAACATGCACAACAACCAGCATCAACACCCATGACAGACAACACCATTAATACTACCCCACCATCACCAGTAGCAACTCTCAGTTCTCCACCTCCACAACCTAAG ATGAGCACCAAGTTTAAGGATTTGTTAGCATTGGGTGGGCCAGTACCAGAGAGAATTAACAGCAGGTCGGCTTGCCATGGTACTGTTGCTTCCATGGGAGTAGAACTTGCTAGAGGTACTGATCTTGCAACACAATTGACCAACAGAGGGATTTTATGGTTCATAGGTACCAGTGTTGTGCTATCTTTAGCCTCCCTGATACCATTGTCTAAAg GTATCAGCGTTGAGTCCGAATCAGATGGGGTAATGACATCAAAGGCAGAGTTGTGGAAAGGTAGATTTGCCATGTTAGGTTTTGTTGCTTTGGTATTTACTGAATTTGTCACCGGTAGTGCGTCTGTTTAA
- the LOC113290273 gene encoding E3 ubiquitin ligase BIG BROTHER-related-like codes for MENIKNGSEGAKTNDSNPNSVVVVTENEVETNLSPSTQQQQQQQSSRTPFTSLSQIDADLALARTLQEQERAYLMLRMNGHVSDYGSSENGSDYEDDEVDVDEDDEDDDDEDDDEVLNHDLDSEDGVDEEDAFDVHAHAEGEDNDQAAEPESPTFEDDEAYARYLQEAEEREMAIRLMAFAGLNDFQGQPDEDEDRDSNDESQQDWEEVDPDELSYEELIALGEVVGTESRGLSIDTIAALPSVSYKAQEQDGGTEQCVICRLEFDDGETLTALSCKHAYHPECINNWLQINKVCPVCSTEVSTSQSTSS; via the exons ATGGAGAACATCAAGAATGGATCAGAAGGAGCAAAAACCAatgattcaaaccctaattctgtagTTGTTGTGACAGAAAACGAGGTTGAGACGAATTTATCTCCATcaactcaacaacaacaacaacaacagtcttCTAGAACTCCTTTTACAAGTCTTAGTCAGATTGATGCCGACCTTGCTCTTGCTCGAACTCTACAGGAACAG GAAAGAGCATATTTGATGTTGAGGATGAATGGGCATGTTAGTGACTATGGAAGTTCGGAAAATGGAAGTGATTATGAGgatgatgaagttgatgttgatgaGGATGacgaagacgatgatgatgaggatgacgaTGAGGTTTTAAATCATGATTTGGATTCTGAGGATGGTGTCGATGAAGAAGATGCATTTGATGTTCATGCTCATGCCGAAGGGGAGGACAATGATCAAGCTGCCGAACCTGAATCCCCAACTTTCGAAGATGATGAGGCCTATGCAAGGTATCTTCAGGAGGCTGAAGAGCGAGAAATGGCTATCCGCTTGATGGCCTTTGCAGGGCTAAATGATT TTCAAGGGCAACCAGACGAGGATGAGGATCGTGATAGTAACGACGAATCCCAGCAG GACTGGGAAGAGGTAGATCCAGATGAATTGTCATATGAG GAGTTGATTGCATTAGGTGAAGTAGTTGGAACTGAAAGCCGAGGTCTTTCAATCGACACAATTGCTGCTCTGCCTTCCGTAAGTTACAAAGCGCAAGAACAGGATGGAGGCACAGAACA ATGTGTCATTTGCAGATTGGAATTTGATGACGGGGAGACCTTGACTGCTTTATCATGCAAACATGCTTACCATCCCGAGTGCATAAACAATTGGCTGCAAATAAACAAG GTCTGTCCTGTTTGCAGCACTGAAGTTTCTACATCTCAAAGCACTAGCAGTTGA